In Maniola jurtina chromosome 19, ilManJurt1.1, whole genome shotgun sequence, the genomic stretch ctgaacttttTGTCACAGCTGTCAGGCCCTTTGCCTACTGCATTCCCTATTTCCAcccaaacattttttttcctCATTTTTGGATTTCTGAACTTATCAATATTGTCTAAATATAAAGCGAGCATGCTGGCTGTACTTTCATGATCCCAATGATCATCAGAATCATCAGGTGTGTCCATGATTTCTGTTTGACTCATCTGCATGTACTCTGAATCAGGATCAATACATTCTATTTCATGAGCTGTAAACAAAACCTCCAGTCATGATTATTTCTAAACTTCTCCACATTGGGTGTGTTccagatgataataatatgacaatGGACTTATCAATTGAATAATAAGAGCTATGTTCAGGGCAAGTTCTCAATTGccatataaatattatgaacttcCTGCACTTACTTGTGCTCCATTCATGGGCATCATAAACACatataaaaaaactgttttgaacaatatttgaaactttttaaatagactaaataaatattctatattagtctttttaaataattcactatttaacaACTGCTAATTTATGTAAAACAACAAAATGCAAAAATTTCCCTCATTGCATCAGTCAGCAATCTCAGAACAAAATGGCGCTGTTAGGCTGAACGATTTATCCAATGAAAGCGCTTTATAACCCGACCATTTATAATTGTCAAtgacatataatattttaatcgaaAAGTAATTTATTTCCGATTTTTGTCACATTCAATAACACAAAAATTCTTGATACATCTAAAATGCGTTAAAATACAGGAATAAACATACTAAATAATTGTTGAGAAGAAAAAAACTATCTTTAAAGTAGGACATCATAAATTGTTCGGTTAGTACAAATAAGTGACGTTCAAGACTCAAAATGTCAAGGATCAGCtgataatgatttttttaaactttatctacatacatatacaccagagtgaactacctacctatagtccTATACTAAGTTAAAACAAAGAAATGCACTCGTCATGAAATATTCTGGGTCATTTTCACCAGACATGATGAAAGTTCCCAAGGTTATTGAACTGTACTTAAATTTCTCGCTGTAATTCAAATGGTAAggacataataaataaaactgttaaTATAACAAAAGAGTTTAAATATGTGTCATCAAATTACCTGTATCAGTCTCTGGTATGGCTTTGTAGGAGGCGACGTGCTCGTCCTCCTTAACCTGTCCTCCATCTATGGTGAGATGATTTTTCCGCGGCTCTGACATGATGAATTACTTTTCTCAAACCGGTTTCGCAAGAAGAAAGCTCTCTCCCAGCATTcaatcaatataattataaccACTTGAATCACTTCTACTTTCACAATGCACAACGAGTGCGATGAAAAAATGGATTGAtagtgaatgaatgaaaatgtCGCAAAAGGATGAATGAATTAAGCCACGCCCGCCCAGGAAATCAATGAGAGTGCGAAAAAATGCGTTCAGAATAAATATGAACGAATGGAACGTTTCTTTTCCTTAGTACCGTCCTATAGAAtcagtatatattttattaataatgaaAGAATACATCGCGAaagttattaggtacctacttaacgtCAGTATTTTTGTGATTTCAAAACAAAGTTTCCATCATCCATGTACCGTCGCCGTGTAGCACATCATTATGTTTCACACcctaatataatcctactctatggtagTTAGCATTAGATTTATTTCTCTGTAGTACGTCATTACGTTTTTAACGGACGCCACCTGTCATTGTCAACTTGTCAACCGCTTGGGCATGCGCTTGGGTCACAGTGACGTGACTGTGTCAGTGTCAGCTGTTTCTGACATGAGTGATTTGTTTTCGTCATTATTTTTTAGTCCAAAAGAAAACAGAAATCATGTGAATTATAAATAGACGTGTTAATTAAGGTATATTATAGAAATTTTACAATCAAGATGTGTACGACTCCACCTTCACCGCCGCCGCTACCACCGCTATGTCCGCCCGGCACACATTCACCCAAATCCTGTGATAGTTCACCCACTTTTAGTTATTCGGATGTGTGCGAATGGGCTTCCCAGGAACCTCAGCTATGGGAAGTGTGTGCTAAAAATAGTTTATGTCTCCACGCAGCTCCATTTcaatataaatacaaacattttgAGTCGATTATGCAAATAGGACCAACCTGTGGATTAGTCGCTCTTTCAATGCTTCTAAATGGAGAAGTCAGCCCCGACGAACTGCTGAACATCACTAAAATGGAAGGTTATAGTAACAACGGGGAGATGTTTAGCTGTAAAGACATGGGCCAACTGGCTGAAAAGGCTATAAGTTTGGCTGAACTAGAGAACATTAATTTCTTTGTGAAGACTGGTGATTTATTTAGTGAAGAAATTATTCTAAAGCTTTTAAATGGTGCTGTTCTACTAGTGCCGTATCCTTTTTGAAGTCTTAATCTATATAACTACCCAAGTTTTATCAATAGATGTTTCATAGGCAATCTCGGATATGATTGTATTAGTATACAAAACTTAAGACCACCCTTACTAAACCACGGCAGTAAAGTCATCTAGtattcaaacaata encodes the following:
- the LOC123875142 gene encoding UPF0692 protein CG33108 produces the protein MCTTPPSPPPLPPLCPPGTHSPKSCDSSPTFSYSDVCEWASQEPQLWEVCAKNSLCLHAAPFQYKYKHFESIMQIGPTCGLVALSMLLNGEVSPDELLNITKMEGYSNNGEMFSCKDMGQLAEKAISLAELENINFFVKTGDLFSEEIILKLLNGAVLLVPYDADFNHSPCQRHGHTAHWALVCGIVVVSDPGGDYISDPKNVYVLCRHGKSRFLAAWTLDELDKSNKNLWEFSPKKQEDGLLYVLPDGGVGGENGLRDQFLIFNGL